A single window of Penaeus vannamei isolate JL-2024 chromosome 24, ASM4276789v1, whole genome shotgun sequence DNA harbors:
- the LOC138866096 gene encoding ribosome-binding protein 1-like, producing MLIRRHCRTPAPLGRHDARHKVLEVYHSELEDTLRCFHSCRNAVPFVLTAICLLFSAVALCWGWWGRRKPAGQQAQKKPAGQEAAQKKPAGQEAAQKKPAGQEAAQKKPAGQEAAQKKPAGQKDQKKPAGQEAAQKKPAGQEDQKKPAGQEAAQKKPAGQEDQKKPAGQEAAQKKPAGQEAAQKKPAGQEAAQKKPAGQEDQKKPAGQEAAQKKPAGQEDQKKPAGQEAQKKPAGQEAAQKKPAGQEAAQKKPAGQEAAQKKPAGQEAAQKKPAGQEAAQKKPAGQEAAQKKPAGQEAAQKKPAGQEAAQKKPAGQEAAQKKPAGQEAAQKKPAGQEAAQKKPAGQEAAQKKPAGQEAAQKKPAGQEAAQKKPAGQEAAQKKPAGQEAAQKKPAGQEAAQKKPAGQEAAQKKPAGQEAAQKKPAGQEAAQKKPAGQEAAQKKPAGQEAAQKKPAGQEAAQKKPAGQEAAQKKPAGQEAAQKKPAGQEAAQKKPAGQEAAQKKPAGQEAAQKKPAGQEAAQKKPAGQEAAQKKPAGQEAAQKKPAGQEAAQKKPAGQEAAQKKPAGQEAAQKKPAGQEAAQKKPAGQEAAQKKPAGQKDQKKPAGQGNPAEDKTPHVPPVETPPSPSGELLSVFHDIKSAL from the coding sequence ATGTTAATCCGACGCCACTGCaggacccccgcccccctcggcaGACATGACGCCCGACACAAGGTCCTCGAAGTATACCACTCCGAGCTCGAGGACACCTTGCGCTGTTTCCACTCCTGTCGGAACGCTGTGCCGTTCGTGCTCACTGCCATTTGCCTGTTATTTAGTGCAGTGGCTCTCTGTTGGGGTTGGTGGGGCCGAAGAAAGCCCGCGGGGCAGCAGGCCCAGAAGAAGCCCGCGGGGCAGGAGGCGGCCCAGAAGAAGCCCGCGGGGCAGGAGGCGGCCCAGAAGAAGCCCGCGGGGCAGGAGGCGGCCCAGAAGAAGCCCGCGGGGCAGGAGGCGGCCCAGAAGAAGCCCGCGGGGCAGAAGGACCAGAAGAAGCCCGCGGGGCAGGAGGCGGCCCAGAAGAAGCCCGCGGGGCAGGAGGACCAGAAGAAGCCCGCGGGGCAGGAGGCGGCCCAGAAGAAGCCCGCGGGGCAGGAGGACCAGAAGAAGCCCGCGGGGCAGGAGGCGGCCCAGAAGAAGCCCGCGGGGCAGGAGGCGGCCCAGAAGAAGCCCGCGGGGCAGGAGGCGGCCCAGAAGAAGCCCGCGGGGCAGGAGGACCAGAAGAAGCCCGCGGGGCAGGAGGCGGCCCAGAAGAAGCCCGCGGGGCAGGAGGACCAGAAGAAGCCCGCGGGGCAGGAGGCCCAGAAGAAGCCCGCGGGGCAGGAGGCGGCCCAGAAGAAGCCCGCGGGGCAGGAGGCGGCCCAGAAGAAGCCCGCGGGGCAGGAGGCGGCCCAGAAGAAGCCCGCGGGGCAGGAGGCGGCCCAGAAGAAGCCCGCGGGGCAGGAGGCGGCCCAGAAGAAGCCCGCGGGGCAGGAGGCGGCCCAGAAGAAGCCCGCGGGGCAGGAGGCGGCCCAGAAGAAGCCCGCGGGGCAGGAGGCGGCCCAGAAGAAGCCCGCGGGGCAGGAGGCGGCCCAGAAGAAGCCCGCGGGGCAGGAGGCGGCCCAGAAGAAGCCCGCGGGGCAGGAGGCGGCCCAGAAGAAGCCCGCGGGGCAGGAGGCGGCCCAGAAGAAGCCCGCGGGGCAGGAGGCGGCCCAGAAGAAGCCCGCGGGGCAGGAGGCGGCCCAGAAGAAGCCCGCGGGGCAGGAGGCGGCCCAGAAGAAGCCCGCGGGGCAGGAGGCGGCCCAGAAGAAGCCCGCGGGGCAGGAGGCGGCCCAGAAGAAGCCCGCGGGGCAGGAGGCGGCCCAGAAGAAGCCCGCGGGGCAGGAGGCGGCCCAGAAGAAGCCCGCGGGGCAGGAGGCGGCCCAGAAGAAGCCCGCGGGGCAGGAGGCGGCCCAGAAGAAGCCCGCGGGGCAGGAGGCGGCCCAGAAGAAGCCCGCGGGGCAGGAGGCGGCCCAGAAGAAGCCCGCGGGGCAGGAGGCGGCCCAGAAGAAGCCCGCGGGGCAGGAGGCGGCCCAGAAGAAGCCCGCGGGGCAGGAGGCGGCCCAGAAGAAGCCCGCGGGGCAGGAGGCGGCCCAGAAGAAGCCCGCGGGGCAGGAGGCGGCCCAGAAGAAGCCCGCGGGGCAGGAGGCGGCCCAGAAGAAGCCCGCGGGGCAGGAGGCGGCCCAGAAGAAGCCCGCGGGGCAGGAGGCGGCCCAGAAGAAGCCCGCGGGGCAGGAGGCGGCCCAGAAGAAGCCCGCGGGGCAGGAGGCGGCCCAGAAGAAGCCCGCGGGGCAGGAGGCGGCCCAGAAGAAGCCCGCGGGGCAGGAGGCGGCCCAGAAGAAGCCCGCGGGGCAGGAGGCGGCCCAGAAGAAGCCCGCGGGGCAGAAGGACCAGAAGAAGCCCGCGGGGCAGGGGAATCCTGCTGAGGACAAAACTCCCCACGTCCCCCCCGTcgaaacccccccttccccctcaggcGAGCTCCTTAGTGTTTTTCATGATATAAAGTCCGCCCTGTAA
- the LOC138866097 gene encoding methyl-accepting chemotaxis protein Amb2333-like, with the protein MAQEIGDMAQEIGDMAQEIGDMAQEIGDMAQEIGDMAQEIGDMAQEIGDMAQEIGDMAQEIGDMALEIGDMAQEIGDMAQEIGDMAQEIGDMAQEIGDMAQEIGDMAQEIGDMAQEIGDMAQEIGDMAQEIGDMAQEIGDMAQEIGDMAQEIGDMAQEIGDMAQEIGDMAQEIGFTLPK; encoded by the exons ATGGCACAAGAAATAGGAGATATGGCACAAGAAATAGGAGATATGGCACAAGAAATAGGAGATATGGCACAAGAAATAGGAGATATGGCACAAGAAATAGGAGATATGGCACAAGAAATAGGAGATATGGCACAAGAAATAGGAGATATGGCACAAGAAATAGGAGATATGGCACAAGAAATAGGAGATATGGCACTAGAAATAGGAGATATGGCACAAGAAATAGGAGATATGGCACAAGAAATAGGAGATATGGCACAAGAAATAGGAGATATGGCACAAGAAATAGGAGATATGGCACAAGAAATAGGAGATATGGCACAAGAAATAGGAGATATGGCACAAGAAATAGGAGATATGGCACAAGAAATAGGAGATATGGCACAAGAAATAGGAGATATGGCACAAGAAATAGGAGATATGGCACAAGAAATAGGAGATATGGCACAAGAAATAGGAGATATGGCACAAGAAATAGGAGATATGGCACAAGAAATAGGAGATATGGCACAAGAAATAGGATTCACG TTGCCTAAGTGA